CTTATGTTACCGTTACCCGTTTTATGTGAGATCCAGCTTAATTCACCCAAGGGAAGCAaggctggggggaagaggaggtgaaaagagaacaaaaaaccaTCGGCTATAACCATCTCTGTATAAAGTTATTTGTTAAACATGCTCCAGGTGGACCAATTCTCTGCACTCAAGAATCATGAGTTACCACAGTGTTACTGAGACCACCCATCACTGCCAGCCTTCAGCATCTTCTACCCCAGCTATTTACATTCGGTGTATTTTTTCATGATCAACAAACTTGTTCAAGTTAGGTAAGTTATCccaccatttaaaaagaaaggtcTCTGCAATTAGTTTAAACCACGGAGTAATCTTCACTTCATTCTTAGAGGCTTTGTCCAAGAGCTGCTTCAGTTCTTTCTGCGTCACGTAGCAGTAGCTTTGGATCTCATTAGGGTCAGGGTTCAGCGTTACATCCTTCTGCACAAATAAGATATAGTCTATCTCATGTTCACCCCAGATCCCATCAGACTTGGCCTTGTAGTGAATTCGTGTCAGATAGGAGATCTCTTCTGGAGTTACCTGTGACGAAAACGCTTGTCAGAGCCGGTGCCAAACCAGAACGACTGCACTGCCAGGCTTTACAGAAGAAATATCAGCTATTATCCTCTtccttaaaaattacttttccccccCCAAGTGTACAATTGCAACGTACTTTGTCACAAAGAATTACtatgaaaactaatttttattgcACTTTGACATGAATTGCACAGCATTTCTCTAGTCAGACTCACCCTATAATATTTGGAGTGTATTTCTTCTATCCAGTaagttttaaataatgtttaCCAGACCTTAAGGCACACTCACTGAAGCACTGATGAACACAGACACTTGCACCTGCCCCTCATCTCCCCAAGAAACAACTTGACGGCTACTTACAGCCAAGGTCAGACCTGCATACTGACAGACCACACATAACCCCTATCTACCAGGGATCTGTCAAGTTGCAGATGGGGTAATTAATCCTGGAGACAACCTACCCACGTTTCCCAGCAGCACACTGCTTCTCTCATGTCCCACAACACAAATGTAATTAGTTACAAAATGTGGAAAGAGATTTTTCGACCACAAGCGTAACCTGGGCAGCTTCACCCCGCTCTGTGCGCTCCCAAACTGCCATCGGAAAGGAAGGTACCAGAAACGGGTTGGGTGATTGTTGTGGAAGGAACACCAAGGGCCCAGGCCCCCTACTTCCCCTAGGGAACTTGGGATTGCAGAGGGCCTCGCACGGGGACGCTGGCAGCAACTCACAGTGATGCCCTCCAGGAGCCCCAGTCACACAGAATGCGTACGGCACTCTGCCATCGGCCTGAGTAAGTTCATTCTTAGGTTTCAGGCAGACCCTGTCTGCCAGATGCAGTTAGGGTGTAAATTAGCAAACACTGGCAAGAACtcccatttctccctccttcctttaCCTGCTCCATGGGAATTCCTAACTCTGCTTTCAGTCGTCTCTGCGCTGCTCTCCGAACACCAATAGCgttattttcttccagttctagTGGATGGCTTAGAGGGTGACTGCAACAAGTGTTGGTAAAACAATCTGCAAGAAGTTTGTATCAGTACATTTTTGACACGtataaagcactggaaaaaaaaaacaaaacaaacccagagaCATAGGACATTCAACACATCACAGCTTTGTTTCTCTTGCAGAGAAGGGTCAGAGAGGAAGGAGGATATTTTcagctcttatttttctttacatattttgTACTGGGATTTGCCTCTACCAAGTATTACTTTGCAGGTTAGTGTTTGATGCACATGAAGACATGCATTCTCATACCCAAGATTGCATCTACTTAGAGAGCCAGTTTATGAAGACCTTGTTTGTCCTGCAAATGCCAATTAAAATTACTTCTGGGAGTTCATATGCAacagaatattgaaaatattCCTGGAGCTTCAAGACCAGCTGACAGTAAGTAGAAGTAAATAGTTTATGCTTATGATTGAAGGACAGACCCTCTATACTCTCttttaagtatattaaaaattacttctcagGTACGAAGAATAACTGTGGCCAAATTTTAATCTGTAAAAGTCTAGCTCAAAAGTAGCTAAAATAGAGTCAGATTACCTACAAACTACACTGCAGCATTTTGATTAGTTAGCCAgtcaaggaaaaaatgaaaatctctAAAGATtccctgggaaggaaaaaaaaagtccttcttcCTCAAGTTGAAGAGGGTTAGAAACACTTCAATCTGTTTTCCATCCGAAATTCTGAAACAGAGAGCTTTACGTTTCCTCCAACATGCCTCGTGtaagctatttttctttcattccactTCTTATTTTTATGCCTCTCCATTGGCATTTGATAGCAATAGTTCAGGAATCTTCAAAAATCATGTATATATAGTTTGGCCACATAGTCTCACTTCTTCTATCATTAAAAAAGCGTTTGTTAAGAGGTACACTGATAAAGGTCTGCAGATCTCACTGAAGCACAACGCAACCGCTTCCAAGCTGCAAGGCTCTGCTATACACCCACTATGTGTCTTTACCAGTGGAACGAGAACACTCTCCACAGCTACCAGAGCAATTGCTTCAACTTCACTAAATATGTCTTGCAGCAGAGGAGGTAAACAACACACACTCAGCACTTGCATAAACAGGATCAAGCACGTCAGGGGACAATCATTTCACAAGAACATATGTAACAATAAGCTAGCATTCCCATTATCTTATTTCATCCACAAGATAAGCACATCGTCAACTCTGAAGTATTTAGAATTCTCTCCTCTCCAAAGGTAAACTGTAAACCCTCAGAATGAGTTACACTGTAAGATTAGACcggcatatttttttaaatatgaaataaaatatttcaataaatacAGTGTGTTTCAGTACTAACCTGGAAATGTAATTTTTGCATTTGACCGCTGCTGCAgcaacagtttattttctgtatcaaataagaaaacactgaaagctcGGTGCAgtaaacctaaaaataaaaaaccacagaGAGCTATtaaacagagcagaagaaaacatatgAACACGGTTTAAGGGCTTAGAACGGCCTCATTTTTGGGTAATCtaatttaaaattcatatatATCAAAAAACAAGGACTTGATAAAAATCTCGGAGTTACTATTTAGGTTTCTATTTCAGCTTATACAAAACATTATGAAATTAGAAAAGTGCTAAGAACAACAATGCAACAGAGAACTGAGTTCTACTAAACTTGGTCAGTTCACCATTCTGAAGATGCACGTTCAGGCAAGCTTCTAAAGGAGGGCTCAGCATCCATAAATTTACTACTGAAAAGAAATGACTCAAAAATTACTAAAAAACTGCATGGACTTTCAAGACACTTTAGGAATTGCAAAAGTACAATGAAAATAGGCTCCCTTAAAAACAGTAcaattgctgttttctgcacctTTTGAGTTGGTTATTTCTCACTCTTTGGGAAGATGTTTCCCCTGAGTACAGAAAAGGAGGTCACAAACCACTAAGAGAATTCATGAACCTGACCAACCTCAAATAAAACCCACAATCACTCAGaatggcaacaacaaaaaaacctttcctATTAGCAGTATTTGAAGTAGAACTCTGTGTGAActacttaaaaatcaaaatctctTCTCTTTCAAAAGAACTCAGCAAAGAAGCAAGTGGCATTTAGAAAAACCTACATACAGCTTACATGTGCAATCACACATTGCTCTCCTTTGCTACTGCCTCCAATCGTCTGTTTTTGTAGTAGTTTTAAAATCAGATATTGTAAACTGGGGTAGGAGGGGGATGTGGGGAAGTAGTTGCTCTGGTTTGATCAACACTTGCCTGAGATTAAGACTTTAATTTCATCATGactatatttctgaaaatattcaaTCAACGTAATGGTTCAATTAGAAGGTAAGCAAGCTGTACCTTTATCAATGTTTTCATTCAAATGACAGTTTTTTTTGGTATCCGCTCCAATCTTATTATCATTTTCATCAATAAGAATGCACATCTCTGCCAAGAGCTGCACCTGCTGCTCATCCAGGTGATCTGTGTTTACTTCAGGCATTGTGATGGTAGCACAGgttctactgaaaaaaacaacaaaaagaagagtCATTCAGTAATAATAAGATCTATGAGGTTCTGGGCAGAGCACGAGAAATAACCCAACAGCCAGGTTTTCTGACATGGCATAAATTGTGTACTTTGGGGGTTTGCATGGTTTTAGATTTCTGAAATTTCCTATCCACGACACAAATCACATGCAACATTTGGTAGGCgcttaaaacatttcctttctgtttctctgaaagcCTGTGCCGCCGCAGGACAGTCGCGCCAAAAGTAACATTTGGATAGACTGGCAGTATAGGAAATCCAATTCCAAATTTCACCTTGTCTAACcgcccagtccccccagtcctgCACACTACCTCTGGGGGACATTTATAACGCCAGGCATGACGGGCACGAGGTTTTTGCCTCCCCCACCAGTAAGAGCTAAGTAACAAGGCTCCCCTGACCAAGACGCGCAGCCCGAGGCACTTGGCTTTGGCACCCCCAAACCCCGTCTTTGCCGCGCCTAACCGTCCGCCTGCTGTGGGTGCGCTCCAGTCAgctcccgccgccccctccctctgcagccccttccccaccgaGCCCGCTCCTCAGCAGGCTGGAGCCCcgtccccccgcagcccccttcccctgtggggtggggggcggccggcgcccctccgctccgctccccccctCACCTCTCGGCCCGGGCCTTCCCCCCGCAGAGGCCGGCGGCGGACGCGAGCGGCTGGCGACAGCCCCACACGCAATGGCGGCAGCAACGCCCCTGAAGGACGGCGGCTCCGCGGCGGCCCACAGAAGCGGCCCGGCGCAACACGCGCCACATCGCCCGTCTCCCCGCTGCCGCCAATGGCTGCGGCCCCGAGCACCGACGTCACCACATCGCCCGATCGTTCCACTGCGGCAGGCGCTGCCCCAGAGGAGAGACTGACAGTGACAGACACGAAAGGCAGCGGGCGCAGCCAACCGCAAGGCGTCTGGGGAGAGGCGCGGACCAGTACGGAGAGGGGATAGCGGCGAGCTAGCCAATGGGAGCGGGGAAGGCGGGTCAGGCTGCAGCCCCGCCCAGCGGGGCACAGCCATTTCTGGCAGGATGGGCGGTGGCCTGGGCTGCTGAGTGGCAGCCGGGGCGCGGGCGCCGGCGCCCGGGTTTGGGCTGCCCGCCTGCCGTCACCAGCCGCCGCTGAGGCGGCACCAAGGTCTGGTGGCTGCGGGGATGTGGTGGGGCAAGGAGCCATACAGCGGAGCCTGCGCCAAGGCAGACGGGCGGGCTCCCCAGGCTGGGGTGGGGCTGGATGTGGATCGGTTCTGGACGGGCAGGGCGCGGCAGGGCAGGAGAGCGGCCTCCAGGCCTTCATCTGGGGAGCAAACTGCGTACTGTTACTGTATGTACTGCTGCTGTGACTTGTAAGGATGAAAGGCGCCTTTATCTTCTCTTAGTAATCGGGAGGTTTGAGTATTTCTAGCGTTAAGCACTGCTCCTTGGCTTTTCACCCATCCATGAAAACCAAGGCACTGCACCGAAGTGCCAGCTCCTACGACAGTGCCTGCGTTTGTGGCGAACAGTTCCTGGATTGAATTTCTGCTGAGCTCTGGGAGCATTCTTTCGGGTAGATGCCATAACCACAAGACTACAGAGTGGCAGGGCTTTTTGGCAGTCTCTGTTGCACATTTCATCTTGGACATTTTCTTTTGCTCCCCAGTAACATCCCTTGAGTTAAAGAGGTTAAGTGTGTGCCATACAGACTGCAGCTGGTGGCACTTTCTGGGGAATACTGGGCTAGTTGtctctcctccttcactgacaGCTACAGTTTGTAGAAACAGTTGCTGTGTTAGTCAAGCTCTGAAATTGCCTAACTCGTTAAGTTCTTaagggacagagaaagaaacaccTAGTTTCTAGATAGGAGTCATGTAGGCAAGATGTCAAGATGAACTGCTCAGACAGGCTAGTTCTAGATATGCTCAGATACCCAATTTAAAGGCAGAGGAACCTTGATACCAACCTCTGTAGAAACTTCACACCACCATAGTTGAGTACCTTCTGAGCAAGACTTGTTTTATTGCCTGTCCACAGATTTAGAGTCATGGTTGGATTCCATAAAAGGCCTAGAAATGACATTTCACATGTTGTCTTGGAGGCATCACTCTTTCTGATTGCCTCTCTGCTCATGTTACATCATTTCAgtctggtttggtttgatttttttctgtgaacaggAGAGATGGCCTTTCATTTAGAGATACGATTAGCAGAACAAGATGTTCAAACTGTCAGTTAATACCTTACAAGGGGGTTATGTTCTCCCTGTGGAGAACCTGATGAAGGGAGAGTAAGGGCAGGAGTTGGTCAGATTGAAAGCCACTTGAAACCAGCAGAGAGCAtcaaaagttaaaagaaaaagtgtgACAGCTGACGCATGCGCCTTTAACTATATAAAACACAACATAATATGAATGTTAATATTGTGTTATCCATTAATATATTACGAATGTAATATTCAGTGTCACAAGaatattaatagaaattaatatccactcttgtcctggtttagccaggatagggttaagtttccccatcagtggggggaagctctagccgggttattcatatatcatgctgatgtcacgtccgggcgccagagcgcgggaagaatcggtgagcgcagccggtcctctcactgctgtattggtagatatcttgctctgttcattgttatcactgttattgttgttgtttgttgtgttgctgttgcactgttgtattaaacctctccttatctcagccccggggctttgtatttcactccctttgtgggggaggggcagtggccgcgtggtctcagaccccggcagggactaaaccaccacaactctCAGAAAGGACTGAAGTGTACATGGATTACTTTTTATCCTGAATCACTGTTTAGCATGAAAACACAGTAGCTGGAGATCGAGCTTTGTAGAAATACTGAGAACATCCTTCACCATATCAATCACTTGCTAGTTTCATTGTTCCAGATGAAAAACTGTCAAATTTTTCTTCTATCATTTTCCTAATGTAACCAAATACAAGCTACATGTCTATCAAAAATACTCTTAACTATGGAGATGGACATACAAACCAGCATTTCGTATGAAGACAATAGAGTTAACAACCAACCCTCCTGAGTGTGAAGCTCTGTTGCAATAGAAGCTTCTACCCTAAAAGACAGAGATCGGCTCTGTGCGTAGGGCAGATGACATACACCAGTGAGCAGATGTACACAGTGACATTCAGGCTACACAGCTGAGGGATACCAGAAAAATGTCCCTATAGGTAtgttggggaaggcagctggtctgccaacaacctgattgaagagaagtttgaccttgacaagattccggtgtacccttgagatagGGAGGCTTTGCTTtgagcaaataactttcaaggagctgcagactacacagcaggatgaagtaagcagggagaaaactgataaaggttatccaatgagaatgttaaaaacaactttttgaccaattatattgtgacactctggcacctgaaatatacaaaaatgcatgcttttagtaataaaaaaacctaaaaactaGCCGCTTAttcacccatgtgagtgtgtgtgtgtgtgtgtcgctttgtccgtCTCTACAGCGACATCTGGTGACCCCGACGCGCGACGACGACGTGCAACAAGGCCGAGATCGCGACTTGGCAAGGACGTGATTCGGGTTTTGCAACTTAGCAAAAGTGGGCTGCAGGACGACGTGCagcggagacggagcccggtgaagctgagagcagtgagaatctgcttggtccggacctgaacttcgacacctaaTAAGGTGAGCCACTGGGAACGGGACCATAGCCATGGCACAGCATTTAacggaagaagaaggaaaaatagtgTCCACATGGAAAGCATTACTTAAACATAAGGGTGTTGAGATTAGTGAATACGGGCTAAGGCAGATGCTTGTTTGGAGTAAAATACACAAATTTGAAGCAACAGCTACCACGGTGTTTAGTATATCAGCGTGGCAGGCAGTAGGGCAAAAATTATGGGATGCAGTTTCTAAAGGGTCAAAAGAAGCAGTAGAATTGGTTATTATTTGGGATCTGCTGGGTGAGACTCTAAAAGAATGGGAAGCAGAACAGGACAGTAAGGAAAGGGACCTAGAGGGAGCAACTCCTGAGACAAACGAAACATGCTCTGTTAACGAAAAATGCTCCGATCAAGACTATGACATAGAAACTGTAACAGAGAAACTGGGAGTGTTACAACTCCCTGCAGAGCCTGATTTGCCTAATTCTTCAACTAAAGATCTAAATAAGAAACTAAACAAATCCTCTAGTCATCCATCATCTGCTGATCAGATTAAAGTTGTGAACACCTGGAAGCCCTCAAAAGACTGTTCCTATGGGTTTAATTATAAAACCCCTGCTCAGCAGCTAGAAGAATTTGCTAATAAAGGCAAACCTACTGTACCCGGTGCCCCCCCTGTGGGAAAAAAGGAGTTCCAGTTACCTCACTCCTCTTCCGTCACTCATACACATGTTCCTTTGCCAAATGATGAGGGCAAATGCTCGACGCAGCCTGCTCAAGTTAAATACTGTTCCGCTCTTTCCTCTGTAGCTGGCAAAATACCCTGTACATGCTCTGTCAACGTCGTTCACaaccacctcctccacctccacgTAGTCAATATCAAATCCCTAGTCAGCAGTTACAGATGATGAAACAAAGCTCTAACTTCATAGAACCTACTGCACCCCCTGTGGAAGAAGAGATAGAAACAGAATCAACAGTGAATCCCTCTCAGATCCCTTTGTCTTTCTTGGGGGACAGTACTGCTgaggatgatgaggaggagggaggaggaggcgcAGTAATAAATGCAACTGCAGTGTCACAGATTGCAGACCCTGACTGTGTCACCGAATCCACCCTCCCATGGACTTTGCCCCCTGCTGCTGTGACTGTTACACCTCGTCACCCTGCTCGGTTTTGGGCGCAGGTTAGAAAGCAAGCGGCCGAAGTGGGAAACTGGGATCTAGTTGAGAAACTCAACCcctgtcgtctgcaaacttacaaTGATACCGGTGCCCCGGGAGCACGTCCTGTTTATAAGGCAGTGGCTGGCACTAACCAACATGACGAGCACAGCCCCATCTTGTGGAAGGTGGTGCAAGCTTTACAAACAAAATCAGCACAGTTCAGTATTAACTCTCCTGAGGTTATGCAGTTAATTAGAATCATCAGTACCGACTTGTTATGTCCTTATGATATTATTCATCTTGCACAAGTGTTGTTTCAGCCTATACAGCTTACGGTCTTTCAGGCTACCTGGAGGCAAATGGCTCAAGCCGTTGCAATTGATAATAGGGGACTGCCGCTGAATGATCCACGGCTTGGTGTTGGTGAAGATGCTTTACTAGGAGTGGGACTGTTTAGTAATCCTCAATTACAGGTGACATGGCACCCTCTTATTTTAGAACAATCCAAACAATTAGGAATTAATGCCTTAAAAAGAACCATGGAGCTAGCGGTCCCAAAGCAGAAATATGTTGCTATCCGGCAGGGACCCAGAGAACTGTTTTTGCAGTTTGTTGAAAAAATTTCTGCCACTTTAGAGAAACAAGTAGACGATGATGGACTGCGGCAGATATTGTGTAAGCAATTGGCAAgagataatgctaatgaggactgcCAAAAAATTATTGAAGCCATGCCTGGAGACCCCTCTGTACCTGATATGGTTGCTGCATGTTCTAAAGTTGGCACTGTGGAGCACAAGGTTGACGCCCTCGCTACAGCGCTCAAAGATAGACCACGTAAATGTTTTGGATGTAACGAGACAGGCCACGTTAAAGCCAGTTGCCCTCTTAATAAGCCCTCAAAAAGTGCTATAATCAATTCTGCCGGAATAACCTGCAACTGTTGCAGGAAACGTGGTCATTTTGCTAAACAGTGTCGGTCTAAATTTCATGCCAGTGGACagcctctccagggaaacagGAAAGCAAGCACCAGGGAGTGCGCGATGATACAAAATCCCTCCCGCACGTCACGGGCTCGCCACCTCTCTGTGAGCGGCTCACAGCCGAAACTGTGGGGTCAGCAGGACTGGATGTATCCACTGCCGACACAGTAACCATTACAATGACAGACATCATTAAAGTACCGTTAGATGCAAAAGGACCTACAGGGCGAGAGCTAAGTGCTTTATTGATTGGGAGATCTAGCAGTACCTTAAGTGGATTAATTGTGCATGTGGGaattattgatgctgattatactgggcaaatttgtgctatgatttctacTCCCTATCCACCTGTAGCCATTCCCAAAGGAACT
The DNA window shown above is from Strix aluco isolate bStrAlu1 chromosome 1, bStrAlu1.hap1, whole genome shotgun sequence and carries:
- the LOC141926397 gene encoding isopentenyl-diphosphate Delta-isomerase 1 isoform X2; translated protein: MWRVLRRAASVGRRGAAVLQGRCCRHCVWGCRQPLASAAGLCGGKARAERTCATITMPEVNTDHLDEQQVQLLAEMCILIDENDNKIGADTKKNCHLNENIDKGLLHRAFSVFLFDTENKLLLQQRSNAKITFPDCFTNTCCSHPLSHPLELEENNAIGVRRAAQRRLKAELGIPMEQVTPEEISYLTRIHYKAKSDGIWGEHEIDYILFVQKDVTLNPDPNEIQSYCYVTQKELKQLLDKASKNEVKITPWFKLIAETFLFKWWDNLPNLNKFVDHEKIHRM
- the LOC141926397 gene encoding isopentenyl-diphosphate Delta-isomerase 1 isoform X1 — protein: MWRVLRRAASVGRRGAAVLQGRCCRHCVWGCRQPLASAAGLCGGKARAESRTCATITMPEVNTDHLDEQQVQLLAEMCILIDENDNKIGADTKKNCHLNENIDKGLLHRAFSVFLFDTENKLLLQQRSNAKITFPDCFTNTCCSHPLSHPLELEENNAIGVRRAAQRRLKAELGIPMEQVTPEEISYLTRIHYKAKSDGIWGEHEIDYILFVQKDVTLNPDPNEIQSYCYVTQKELKQLLDKASKNEVKITPWFKLIAETFLFKWWDNLPNLNKFVDHEKIHRM